The following proteins are co-located in the Acidimicrobiales bacterium genome:
- the meaB gene encoding methylmalonyl Co-A mutase-associated GTPase MeaB: MSLRDATVGELFDRAKSGERRALGRLLTHIERGRTAADEVAELTHPLSGSTHVVGLTGAPGSGKSTLTGRLGSTFHARGGRVGIVAIDPSSPITGGAILGDRIRMDEVVDRETTFIRSMATRGHSGGLALAVPGAIRVLDAVGYDPVIVETVGVGQVEVDIAGAADTTVIVVTPGWGDAVQANKAGLLEVGDVFVVNKADRAGAADARRDLDLMLDLTDLGDWRPPVVMTTATDGEGLDALADAIEAHRDHLATSGELQTRRAARLHGELRSHMHRIVQNFADRRLDAAERHRDAVVARDLSPAAAARRVLADVNDLPSDIYDEPTDSAEQDQR; the protein is encoded by the coding sequence GTGAGCCTGCGCGACGCAACCGTCGGCGAACTGTTCGACCGTGCGAAGTCCGGTGAGCGTCGCGCCCTCGGTCGACTCCTCACCCACATCGAACGTGGCCGCACGGCCGCCGACGAGGTCGCAGAACTCACGCACCCGCTGTCGGGCTCCACCCACGTCGTGGGCCTCACCGGCGCACCCGGGTCGGGCAAGTCGACGCTGACCGGCCGGCTGGGTTCGACATTCCACGCCCGCGGTGGGCGCGTCGGGATCGTCGCGATCGACCCCTCCTCCCCCATCACCGGCGGCGCCATCCTCGGCGACCGCATCCGCATGGACGAGGTCGTGGACCGCGAGACCACGTTCATCCGCTCGATGGCGACGCGGGGCCACAGCGGCGGTCTCGCCCTCGCCGTGCCCGGCGCCATCCGCGTCCTCGACGCCGTCGGCTACGACCCGGTGATCGTCGAGACCGTCGGCGTGGGCCAGGTCGAGGTCGACATCGCCGGCGCAGCCGACACGACCGTGATCGTGGTGACCCCGGGCTGGGGTGACGCTGTGCAGGCCAACAAGGCGGGTCTACTCGAGGTGGGCGACGTCTTCGTCGTGAACAAGGCCGACCGGGCGGGCGCAGCCGACGCCCGGCGTGACCTGGACCTCATGCTGGACCTCACCGACCTCGGCGACTGGCGACCACCCGTCGTCATGACCACGGCCACCGACGGCGAGGGCCTCGACGCCCTGGCCGACGCGATCGAGGCGCACCGTGACCACCTCGCGACATCGGGCGAACTGCAGACGCGCCGCGCCGCCCGGCTCCACGGAGAGCTCCGCAGTCACATGCACCGCATCGTCCAGAACTTCGCCGACCGACGCCTCGACGCCGCTGAACGGCACCGCGACGCTGTCGTCGCCCGGGACCTGTCCCCCGCCGCGGCCGCCCGCCGCGTTCTCGCCGACGTCAACGACCTCCCCTCCGACATCTACGACGAACCGACCGACTCCGCCGAACAGGATCAACGATGA
- a CDS encoding methylmalonyl-CoA mutase family protein: MTEYPAATRRALSQGTTEDEMSDETTTDITDDHVDRDSEAYAHWKAAYEASALRDAEFETMSGVEVEPVYGEAPFPGQYPYTRGVYASMYRSKLWTMRMFAGFGTAEDTNARFKDILRNGGTGLSTAFDMPTLMGRDSDHEWSLGEVGKAGVAVDTLADMEDLFADIDLGGVSTSMTINSPANTIMAMYIAVGENNGVERARLGGTIQNDILKEFQAQKEFIYPPRPSMRLITDLMRFTTAEMPRWHPVSISGYHIREAGSTAAQELAFTLANGFAYVEAAVAAGLDVDAFAPRLSFFFNSHTDFFEEIGKFRAARRIWARWMKERYGAQNERSLLCRFHTQTAGVSLTAQQPENNIARVATQALAAVLGGTQSLHTDSFDEALALPTEKSARIALRTQQIVAEETGVAHVADPLGGAPYVEWMTDEMERQAEAIFAHLDEIGDGSILEGVYAGIDNGYFAGEIADSAYRFEREVNAGRRTIVGVNRYKEGGKDEIPILYIDEATEDIQRKRLAEVKQSRDDDAAHRALERLRAEAADSTINLMPAFIDAVKAYVTEGEITDTLEAVFGTYTETAVI; this comes from the coding sequence ATGACCGAATATCCCGCCGCCACCCGGCGGGCGCTCTCACAGGGGACGACAGAGGACGAGATGAGCGACGAGACCACGACCGACATCACCGACGACCACGTCGACCGCGACAGCGAGGCCTACGCACACTGGAAGGCCGCCTACGAGGCATCAGCGTTGCGCGACGCCGAGTTCGAGACGATGTCGGGCGTCGAGGTGGAACCCGTCTACGGCGAGGCGCCGTTCCCCGGCCAGTACCCCTACACACGCGGCGTGTACGCGTCGATGTACCGCTCGAAGCTCTGGACGATGCGGATGTTCGCCGGATTCGGCACCGCCGAGGACACCAACGCACGGTTCAAGGACATTCTGCGCAACGGCGGGACCGGCCTGTCCACAGCCTTCGACATGCCCACCCTCATGGGTCGCGACAGTGACCACGAGTGGTCCCTCGGTGAGGTCGGGAAGGCCGGCGTGGCCGTGGACACCCTCGCCGACATGGAGGACCTCTTCGCCGACATCGACCTGGGTGGCGTGTCCACCTCGATGACGATCAACAGCCCCGCCAACACGATCATGGCGATGTACATCGCCGTCGGCGAGAACAACGGCGTCGAGCGCGCCAGGCTGGGCGGAACGATCCAGAACGACATCCTCAAGGAGTTCCAGGCCCAGAAGGAGTTCATCTACCCGCCCCGGCCGTCGATGCGGCTGATCACCGACCTGATGCGCTTCACCACAGCGGAGATGCCCCGTTGGCACCCGGTGTCGATCAGCGGATACCACATCCGCGAGGCGGGTTCGACCGCCGCGCAGGAACTCGCCTTCACCCTCGCCAACGGCTTCGCCTACGTGGAGGCGGCCGTCGCTGCAGGCCTCGACGTGGACGCCTTCGCTCCCCGGCTCTCCTTCTTCTTCAACAGCCACACCGACTTCTTCGAGGAGATCGGCAAGTTCCGCGCGGCCCGTCGGATCTGGGCCCGCTGGATGAAGGAGCGCTACGGCGCTCAGAACGAGCGCAGTCTGCTGTGCCGTTTCCACACGCAGACGGCCGGCGTCTCGCTGACCGCCCAGCAACCCGAGAACAACATCGCCAGGGTGGCCACCCAGGCACTCGCCGCAGTCCTCGGTGGAACCCAGAGCCTGCACACCGACTCCTTCGACGAGGCCCTCGCCCTGCCGACCGAGAAGTCCGCGCGCATCGCGCTTCGGACCCAGCAGATCGTCGCGGAGGAGACCGGCGTCGCCCACGTGGCCGACCCCCTCGGCGGCGCCCCCTACGTCGAGTGGATGACCGACGAGATGGAACGCCAGGCCGAGGCGATCTTCGCCCACCTCGACGAGATCGGTGACGGCTCGATCCTGGAGGGCGTCTACGCCGGGATCGACAACGGCTACTTCGCCGGAGAGATCGCCGACTCCGCCTACCGGTTCGAGCGTGAAGTCAACGCGGGACGTCGCACCATCGTCGGCGTCAACCGATACAAGGAGGGCGGTAAGGACGAGATCCCCATCCTCTACATCGACGAAGCCACCGAGGACATCCAGCGCAAGCGCCTCGCGGAGGTCAAGCAGTCCCGCGACGACGACGCAGCTCACCGCGCCCTCGAGCGTCTCCGCGCCGAAGCGGCCGACAGCACCATCAACCTGATGCCCGCGTTCATCGACGCCGTCAAGGCATACGTGACCGAGGGCGAGATCACCGACACGCTCGAAGCCGTGTTCGGCACCTACACCGAGACGGCGGTCATCTGA
- a CDS encoding branched-chain amino acid ABC transporter permease, translated as MTTTEPRPDPATADLAAARDQHYGPPGTGGPDFQPNVVQRFAPFALAVVTPFALEMIPGDNPGNWKAFIGLAALVVIGLMAWKWTPRGRLTHRQEMRKWRTPDQRMLAALTIFFVLAAPFILASDFSPPMNFPWATWFAVLNLVLIFAMGAAAFNLLVGYTGQISLAHVAFLVLGTIIGAQVGIIFDLTIWVALPTSAAAGALVGVIVGLPALRLRGLYLLLATLGVHFVMLLIYREYLQSRFGFVGISFPKPNIPSALHWIPGVNPDDNGEFIITGQFRWYWVIMPISVGTLLLMSNLVRTREGRAFAAVRERDISASLLGINVARSKLLAFAVSSAVVTMSGALGSYYLGARGEDSFDIQLVLDYAIIIVVGGFSSIQGAVFGSFFFWVLPEWFKWAREELWVVKEIGFLSDYPSEIDLAIKGFLVVLVLVFKPEGLTGVWRSTKSGITKLYRRTARSGS; from the coding sequence ATGACCACCACCGAACCCCGACCCGATCCCGCTACCGCCGATCTGGCCGCCGCCCGGGACCAGCACTACGGCCCGCCCGGCACCGGTGGACCGGACTTCCAACCGAATGTCGTCCAACGATTCGCTCCGTTCGCCCTCGCAGTCGTGACACCGTTCGCGCTCGAAATGATTCCCGGCGACAACCCCGGGAACTGGAAGGCGTTCATCGGCCTCGCAGCACTCGTGGTCATCGGCCTGATGGCGTGGAAGTGGACACCCCGGGGCCGGCTGACCCACCGCCAGGAGATGCGCAAGTGGCGCACACCGGACCAGCGGATGCTCGCGGCCCTCACCATCTTCTTCGTGTTGGCAGCGCCGTTCATCCTCGCCTCGGACTTCTCGCCCCCGATGAACTTCCCGTGGGCGACCTGGTTCGCCGTGTTGAATCTCGTCCTGATCTTCGCCATGGGAGCGGCGGCGTTCAACCTTCTCGTCGGCTATACGGGGCAGATCTCCCTCGCCCACGTGGCCTTCCTCGTCCTCGGGACGATCATCGGTGCGCAGGTCGGGATCATCTTCGACCTGACCATCTGGGTCGCGCTCCCCACCTCTGCGGCGGCGGGGGCCCTCGTCGGGGTGATCGTCGGTCTGCCAGCACTGCGTCTACGAGGCCTCTACCTGCTCCTGGCAACACTCGGCGTGCACTTCGTGATGTTGTTGATCTACCGCGAATACCTGCAGAGCCGCTTCGGGTTCGTCGGGATTTCGTTCCCCAAGCCGAACATCCCATCGGCTCTGCACTGGATCCCGGGTGTGAACCCCGACGACAACGGCGAGTTCATCATCACCGGACAGTTCCGGTGGTACTGGGTGATCATGCCGATCTCGGTCGGCACGCTCTTGTTGATGTCCAACCTGGTCCGCACCAGGGAGGGACGAGCCTTCGCCGCGGTGCGTGAGCGTGACATCTCGGCGTCTCTGCTGGGCATCAACGTCGCCCGGTCCAAGCTGCTCGCATTCGCCGTCTCGTCGGCCGTGGTCACGATGTCGGGTGCGCTGGGCTCCTACTACCTGGGCGCACGGGGCGAGGACAGCTTCGATATCCAACTCGTCCTGGACTACGCGATCATCATCGTGGTCGGCGGGTTCTCGTCCATCCAGGGCGCCGTCTTCGGCTCTTTCTTCTTCTGGGTGCTGCCCGAGTGGTTCAAGTGGGCCCGTGAAGAACTGTGGGTGGTGAAGGAGATCGGGTTCCTCAGCGACTACCCGAGCGAGATCGACCTCGCCATCAAGGGCTTCCTGGTCGTCCTCGTCCTCGTGTTCAAGCCGGAGGGACTCACCGGAGTGTGGAGAAGCACCAAGTCCGGGATCACGAAGCTGTACCGCCGCACGGCGAGGAGCGGGTCATGA
- a CDS encoding branched-chain amino acid ABC transporter permease has product MGAVFAANYFDLSVNLQLIVGGLALGAIYSVVALGFVLVYKSTDVLNLAHGEFLMLGSYFAVTFLVTESLNFFLGTAIILVIMLFLGLLIHYGIMRGMVGQPFFSIVLATIGIATIIRAMLLIFYGPTERGRLTALPGSGGSWEVSGATIRHVDVIILVIVAVCVGALFAFFKYTRVGLHIRAVADNLEASAAMGIDPDRVYAMTWAAALALAGLGGVLFAHVTAAIDQNLAAIGLRAFPAAVLGGLTSLGGAIIGGLVVGVIEQLAGGHIGTKWREPVAFSVLFIVLLVKPTGLFGRKDLERV; this is encoded by the coding sequence GTGGGAGCGGTATTCGCTGCCAACTATTTCGACCTATCGGTGAATCTCCAGCTCATCGTGGGTGGGCTGGCACTCGGTGCCATCTACTCGGTGGTCGCGTTGGGCTTCGTGCTCGTCTACAAGTCGACCGACGTCTTGAACCTCGCCCACGGCGAGTTCCTCATGCTCGGTTCGTACTTCGCGGTGACCTTCCTCGTCACTGAGAGCCTGAACTTCTTCCTCGGCACCGCGATCATCCTCGTGATCATGTTGTTCCTCGGGCTGTTGATCCACTACGGGATCATGCGCGGCATGGTCGGCCAACCTTTCTTTTCGATCGTCCTGGCGACGATCGGGATCGCAACGATCATCCGGGCCATGCTTCTCATCTTCTACGGGCCGACCGAACGCGGCCGGCTCACCGCCCTGCCCGGATCGGGAGGCAGCTGGGAGGTCAGCGGTGCCACGATCCGCCACGTCGACGTGATCATCCTCGTGATCGTCGCAGTCTGCGTCGGCGCACTGTTCGCGTTCTTCAAGTACACGAGGGTCGGCCTGCACATCCGTGCCGTGGCCGACAACCTCGAAGCCTCCGCTGCGATGGGCATCGACCCCGACCGGGTCTATGCGATGACGTGGGCCGCCGCGCTCGCTCTCGCCGGGCTCGGTGGCGTGCTCTTCGCACACGTCACCGCCGCGATCGACCAGAACCTGGCCGCCATCGGCCTGCGCGCCTTCCCGGCGGCGGTCCTCGGTGGTCTCACATCGCTCGGCGGAGCGATCATCGGCGGTCTCGTCGTCGGTGTCATCGAACAGTTGGCCGGCGGCCACATCGGAACCAAGTGGCGGGAACCCGTCGCCTTCTCGGTGCTCTTCATCGTGTTGTTGGTCAAACCGACCGGCCTGTTCGGACGCAAGGACCTGGAGCGGGTATGA
- a CDS encoding ABC transporter ATP-binding protein, which translates to MSGAGLTVSDLHVAYGGVTALRGASIDVPDGGFVSVLGANGAGKTTLVRTVTGVLWLQKGRVTSGEITLGNESIVGKKSSHIVKAGVGQVPEGRMLFPRLTVEENLLCGAASVKDHDLIDEILERVFELFPPVKRLRKQTAGLLSGGEQQMVAVGRALMSDPKLIVCDELSLGLAPKIVAQLFELLTEINQDQGVSVLVIEQNARLALQHTQYAYVFELGEVVLEGPSAELRNDPQVQELYMGGGGDAKDAYSGIVRKGRKNRG; encoded by the coding sequence ATGAGCGGCGCCGGACTGACAGTGTCGGACCTGCACGTCGCCTACGGGGGCGTCACCGCGCTCCGGGGCGCGAGTATCGACGTCCCCGATGGCGGCTTCGTGTCGGTGCTGGGAGCCAACGGCGCCGGAAAGACCACCCTCGTGCGAACGGTCACAGGCGTCCTGTGGCTCCAGAAGGGCAGGGTCACCAGCGGCGAGATCACGCTCGGGAACGAGTCGATCGTCGGCAAGAAGAGCTCGCACATCGTCAAGGCAGGCGTCGGCCAGGTCCCCGAAGGCCGGATGCTGTTCCCCCGCCTCACGGTCGAGGAGAACCTCCTCTGCGGCGCGGCCAGCGTGAAGGACCACGACCTGATCGACGAGATCCTCGAGCGGGTCTTCGAGCTGTTCCCGCCGGTGAAGCGTCTGCGCAAGCAGACCGCAGGGCTCCTGTCCGGCGGAGAGCAGCAGATGGTCGCTGTCGGACGCGCACTCATGTCGGACCCCAAACTCATCGTCTGCGACGAGCTGTCGCTGGGTCTGGCACCGAAGATCGTCGCACAGCTCTTCGAGTTGTTGACCGAGATCAACCAGGACCAGGGGGTCTCGGTCCTGGTCATCGAACAGAACGCACGCCTCGCGCTCCAACACACGCAGTACGCCTACGTCTTCGAACTCGGTGAGGTCGTGCTCGAGGGTCCCAGCGCCGAGCTCCGCAACGACCCGCAGGTCCAGGAGCTCTACATGGGCGGCGGCGGCGACGCGAAGGACGCCTACTCCGGCATCGTCCGCAAGGGGAGGAAGAACCGTGGGTGA
- a CDS encoding acyl-CoA dehydrogenase, protein MSDYSAPVRDMQFVLDEIVDMDALTALDAFAAIDTEMLPGILEEAGRFFAEVVAPINRTGDVEHSVRNADGSITTPTGFIDAYRQYVDAGWGAVGFDPEFGGGGFPWVFATALQEMMTAANMAFSLCPMLTQGSIHLLTDHGTTEQQLRWLPKLITGEWTGTINLTEPQAGSDVGALSAKAVRQEDGTYRITGQKIYITWGEHDLTENIVHLVLARTPDAAPGTKGISCFVVPKYLVNDDGSLGEANDISCVSIEHKMGINASPTCVLSFGDSGEGAVGEIIGDEGSGMRYMFTMMNYARLAVGLEGLAVADRGHQQALEHALERTQGRRPDTPKGESAAIIEHPDVRRMLLTMKAFIEAMRCLVYLNAEAIDIATHHPDDAQRQAGREMADLLTPLSKAWCTDLGTELTSIAVQVHGGMGYIEETGAAQHFRDSKIAAIYEGTNGIQAIDLVGRKLPMRDGAVVAELLDRVAALESELTGDLAALWPPLDEAVAATREASEWLLANGGDAALAGATPYLRLLSTVTGGWLMARSAIAARARLDEGATGEDAEFYEAKTVTARFFCEQIVPQATGLVPAITAGADPLYALSATQLR, encoded by the coding sequence ATGAGCGACTACTCCGCACCCGTCCGTGACATGCAGTTCGTCCTCGACGAGATCGTCGACATGGACGCCCTCACCGCCCTCGACGCCTTCGCAGCGATCGACACCGAGATGCTCCCCGGGATCCTCGAGGAGGCGGGGCGGTTCTTCGCCGAGGTCGTCGCACCGATCAACAGGACCGGCGACGTCGAACACAGCGTGCGGAACGCCGACGGGTCAATCACGACGCCGACCGGCTTCATCGACGCCTACCGCCAGTACGTCGACGCCGGCTGGGGCGCCGTGGGATTCGACCCCGAGTTCGGCGGCGGCGGCTTCCCCTGGGTCTTCGCCACGGCTCTCCAGGAGATGATGACGGCTGCGAACATGGCGTTCTCGCTGTGCCCCATGCTGACGCAGGGATCGATCCATCTGCTGACCGATCACGGCACAACCGAACAGCAGTTGCGCTGGCTCCCGAAGCTGATCACCGGTGAGTGGACGGGCACGATAAACCTGACCGAGCCCCAGGCGGGATCCGACGTCGGCGCTCTGTCCGCCAAGGCCGTCCGCCAGGAGGACGGGACGTACCGGATCACCGGCCAGAAGATCTACATCACGTGGGGGGAACACGACCTCACCGAGAACATCGTTCACCTGGTCCTCGCCCGCACGCCCGACGCGGCCCCCGGTACCAAGGGGATCTCCTGTTTCGTCGTCCCCAAATACCTCGTCAACGACGACGGCTCGCTGGGCGAGGCCAACGACATCAGCTGCGTCTCCATCGAGCACAAGATGGGCATCAACGCCAGCCCCACCTGCGTCCTGTCGTTCGGCGACTCGGGCGAGGGCGCCGTCGGTGAGATCATCGGCGACGAGGGTTCGGGCATGCGCTACATGTTCACGATGATGAACTACGCCCGCCTGGCCGTCGGCCTCGAGGGACTGGCCGTCGCCGACCGTGGCCACCAGCAGGCCCTCGAACACGCGCTCGAGCGCACCCAGGGACGTCGACCGGACACGCCGAAGGGCGAGTCCGCCGCGATCATCGAGCACCCCGATGTCCGTCGGATGCTGCTGACCATGAAGGCATTCATCGAGGCCATGCGCTGCCTCGTGTACCTCAACGCCGAGGCGATCGACATCGCCACCCACCACCCCGACGACGCGCAGCGCCAGGCCGGCCGCGAGATGGCCGACCTGTTGACACCGCTGTCGAAGGCGTGGTGCACGGACCTCGGAACCGAGCTCACCTCGATCGCAGTGCAGGTCCATGGAGGCATGGGCTACATCGAGGAAACCGGCGCCGCCCAGCACTTCCGTGACTCGAAGATCGCCGCCATCTACGAGGGCACCAACGGCATCCAGGCGATCGACCTCGTCGGCCGCAAGCTGCCGATGCGTGACGGTGCCGTCGTAGCGGAACTGCTGGACCGCGTCGCCGCACTCGAAAGCGAACTCACCGGCGACCTGGCAGCGCTTTGGCCACCGCTCGACGAGGCCGTGGCCGCCACCCGCGAGGCATCGGAGTGGCTACTGGCCAACGGCGGCGACGCCGCGCTGGCCGGAGCCACCCCGTACCTGCGCCTGCTCTCGACCGTCACCGGCGGCTGGCTGATGGCCCGCTCCGCCATCGCGGCCCGGGCCCGTCTCGACGAGGGCGCCACCGGCGAGGACGCGGAGTTCTACGAGGCGAAGACGGTGACGGCGCGCTTCTTCTGCGAACAGATCGTGCCGCAGGCCACCGGGCTCGTCCCGGCGATCACCGCCGGCGCAGACCCGCTGTACGCCCTGAGCGCCACCCAACTGCGCTGA
- a CDS encoding MarR family transcriptional regulator produces the protein MVLPFDPIREARRQWGLHGWDASDEMAAVTSLIRATQIAMARIDEALRPLDLTFSRYEALVLLHFSRDGALPLGKVGERLMVHPASVTNTIDRLEAEGFVERVPHPTDRRSALARITPAGSKVMDAATGVLVAVDFGLTGLDGDAIAALEAILAPFRRDAGDYEAEADRASV, from the coding sequence ATGGTGTTGCCATTCGACCCGATCCGTGAGGCGCGCCGTCAGTGGGGCCTGCACGGATGGGACGCCTCCGATGAGATGGCGGCGGTCACGTCGCTCATCCGCGCCACCCAGATCGCCATGGCGCGCATCGACGAGGCGCTGCGGCCGCTCGACCTGACCTTCTCGAGGTACGAGGCCCTGGTCCTGTTGCACTTCTCGCGCGACGGGGCGCTCCCGCTCGGCAAGGTCGGTGAGAGGTTGATGGTCCATCCGGCCAGCGTGACCAACACGATCGACCGCCTCGAGGCCGAGGGGTTCGTGGAGCGGGTTCCCCATCCCACGGACCGGCGTAGCGCGTTGGCACGGATAACGCCCGCGGGATCCAAGGTGATGGACGCAGCGACCGGTGTGCTCGTCGCCGTCGACTTCGGTCTCACCGGTCTCGACGGCGACGCCATCGCAGCGCTCGAAGCGATCCTCGCCCCGTTCCGCCGCGATGCAGGTGACTACGAGGCCGAGGCCGACCGCGCGTCGGTGTGA
- a CDS encoding cobalamin-dependent protein (Presence of a B(12) (cobalamin)-binding domain implies dependence on cobalamin itself, in one of its several forms, or in some unusual lineages, dependence on a cobalamin-like analog.): MNATDTESTALPTIEGDPPRVILAKLGLDGHDRGLKVVARMLRDSGVEVIYLGLRQTTDTVVAAAEQEDADAIGISMHNGGHMTLGPRMVDAVAAAGLEIPVIVGGIIPDQDIARLQDAGVAAVLGPGSSARDVIAAIQASTGEA, from the coding sequence ATGAACGCGACGGACACCGAATCGACCGCACTGCCGACCATCGAGGGCGACCCGCCGCGGGTGATCCTCGCCAAGCTCGGCCTCGACGGCCACGACCGCGGCCTCAAGGTCGTCGCCCGGATGCTGCGCGACTCCGGCGTCGAGGTGATCTACCTCGGGCTTCGCCAGACCACCGACACGGTGGTCGCGGCCGCCGAGCAGGAGGACGCCGACGCCATCGGCATCTCGATGCACAACGGTGGCCACATGACCCTCGGTCCCCGCATGGTCGACGCGGTCGCGGCGGCCGGTCTGGAGATTCCCGTGATCGTCGGTGGGATCATCCCGGACCAGGACATCGCCCGCCTTCAGGACGCGGGCGTCGCCGCGGTCCTCGGACCGGGTTCGTCCGCGCGTGACGTGATCGCGGCCATCCAGGCCTCGACGGGAGAGGCGTGA